In Mycoplasmopsis cynos, the following are encoded in one genomic region:
- a CDS encoding ABC transporter permease, with the protein MFQKEKVDLNEIYFTTKRNQEFSLFEKIFSFDSALAKSLLHFIKIMIEFFIIGLIVVTITFFLINIVPGSNSLISGLDESARKSIEAKYGLNLPIVQRYFNYLAGLFKGDFGISISLFPGREISDFIWVRFYKSFLVGIFSVILTVVIGISVGIWVGKNPGGIVDNVSTVLVSIFSSVPSIIFALVLVFLGRLVNLPYIFNASNLTTYILPGLALSLGSIIVYIKYIRTELNRELNSVHAKFAYLKGLSKNRFVWRHALKPALFPIATFFPAVIFGSFIGSIFIEQIFFIPGSGATLLQAIQTKDYNIILFLIIMFALLTIVSYATRDILYEIIDPRVRRKGA; encoded by the coding sequence ATGTTTCAAAAAGAAAAAGTTGACCTGAATGAAATATATTTTACAACTAAAAGAAATCAAGAATTCTCATTATTTGAAAAAATATTTTCATTTGATTCAGCGTTAGCAAAAAGTCTACTTCACTTTATTAAAATTATGATTGAATTTTTTATTATTGGTTTAATAGTTGTGACAATAACTTTCTTTTTAATCAATATTGTTCCTGGTTCTAATTCATTAATTTCAGGATTAGATGAATCTGCGCGTAAATCAATTGAAGCAAAATATGGACTTAATCTACCGATAGTGCAAAGATATTTTAATTACTTAGCTGGATTATTTAAAGGTGATTTTGGAATATCAATTTCGCTTTTTCCCGGGAGAGAAATTAGTGATTTTATTTGAGTTAGATTTTATAAGTCATTTTTAGTCGGAATTTTTTCAGTAATATTAACTGTTGTTATTGGTATTTCAGTTGGAATATGAGTTGGAAAAAATCCTGGCGGAATAGTAGATAACGTTTCGACTGTTTTAGTAAGTATCTTTTCATCAGTACCATCAATTATCTTCGCTTTAGTTTTAGTATTTTTAGGAAGATTAGTTAATTTACCATACATTTTTAACGCAAGTAATTTGACAACATATATTTTGCCTGGACTAGCACTATCATTAGGAAGTATTATTGTTTATATTAAATACATTAGAACTGAATTAAATAGAGAATTAAATTCAGTGCATGCTAAATTTGCTTACTTAAAAGGTTTATCAAAAAATAGGTTTGTTTGAAGACATGCTTTAAAACCAGCCTTATTCCCGATTGCAACATTTTTCCCAGCAGTTATATTTGGTTCATTTATTGGAAGTATTTTTATTGAACAAATATTTTTTATACCTGGTTCAGGAGCTACATTACTTCAAGCAATCCAAACAAAAGATTACAATATAATTTTGTTCTTAATTATAATGTTTGCACTATTAACAATCGTTTCATATGCTACTCGTGATATTTTATATGAAATAATCGACCCTAGAGTCAGAAGAAAGGGGGCTTAA
- a CDS encoding ABC transporter permease: MAKSIKDKFNSYVLKLKQRHELGDTNTAILNTAPNPLIAPFQYQAWKIIGKTLDFSTNLHMKSEAKPFKEFVYRYSKSFAGVFGFVLLVLLIILALIIPLTTQNPETTNVHNRYLTFNQTDTNNGYHILGTDNLGRDLWARLWHGLRYSLSLAIVVTIIEVVIGLTIGIMMGQFERVDKFFTFFIKVISVVPTILILILMTIVVSPSFWVITFSLSLTSWTGMANQMRAQVKRAKHFEWVSASRVLGTPTYKVLFNYIPVVLPILITQLVFTIPGVVLSETSLAFIGLAIDDTSTLGNLISEGQKQFPTYLRYVFVPSTILILITTSVQLIGASVQDALRRQR, encoded by the coding sequence ATGGCTAAATCTATTAAGGATAAATTTAATTCTTATGTTTTAAAATTAAAACAGAGACATGAGTTAGGTGATACAAATACTGCTATTTTAAATACAGCGCCCAACCCATTAATAGCACCTTTTCAATATCAGGCTTGAAAAATTATTGGAAAAACATTGGATTTTTCAACAAACTTACATATGAAATCTGAAGCGAAACCTTTTAAAGAGTTTGTTTATAGATATTCAAAAAGTTTTGCTGGTGTTTTTGGATTTGTTTTGCTGGTTTTATTAATTATTCTTGCTTTAATAATACCTTTAACTACTCAAAATCCAGAAACTACAAATGTACATAACCGTTATTTAACTTTTAATCAAACTGATACTAATAATGGTTACCACATTTTAGGAACTGATAATTTAGGTAGAGATTTATGAGCTAGACTTTGACATGGATTAAGATATTCATTATCCTTAGCAATTGTTGTTACTATTATAGAGGTTGTTATAGGTTTAACAATCGGAATTATGATGGGGCAATTTGAGCGTGTTGATAAATTCTTCACATTTTTCATAAAAGTTATTTCTGTTGTTCCTACTATATTAATATTAATTTTAATGACCATAGTAGTTAGTCCTAGTTTTTGAGTTATAACTTTTTCATTATCATTAACATCATGAACTGGAATGGCTAATCAAATGAGAGCACAAGTCAAAAGAGCTAAACATTTCGAATGAGTTTCAGCATCACGTGTTTTAGGTACTCCAACATATAAAGTTTTATTTAACTATATCCCTGTTGTTTTACCGATTTTGATTACTCAATTAGTATTCACTATTCCTGGTGTTGTTCTTTCTGAAACATCATTAGCATTTATTGGTCTAGCTATTGATGATACTTCTACATTAGGTAACTTAATTTCAGAAGGACAAAAGCAATTCCCAACATATTTAAGATATGTATTTGTTCCATCAACTATACTAATTTTAATAACCACAAGTGTTCAATTAATTGGCGCTAGTGTGCAAGACGCTTTAAGAAGGCAAAGATAA
- a CDS encoding ABC transporter ATP-binding protein, with protein MLKRQFVSKTKKQFDWDKFYANVKYKEFKDGTKLKIAAEINDIYLSFLNPAVPGEKNKVLRGPSIEIYEGKVHAVIGESGSGKSVITSLLYGLTGDNAVIDSGEIKLYNNNVESFSFNDWEKSRYRGRIVSAIFQNPMSTLNPTMKVGTQIMEGMLLNKVVKNKKEAYQRAVEFLKLTKINDPEAVMKLYPHEMSGGMVQRVVIAAIVALEPKILVMDEPTTALDPTVQALVLDIVKELQEKLKLSIVFITHDLGVVASIADYISIMYAGQIIEEGTSEEILRYPQHPYTWGLISSMPDVNKGKRLSTIRGSVPSNLNNIVGDAFAIRNDYALGIDLEKEPNFYWISETHRVKSALLDEKSQKYYPPKLIQELWKEYLDEHGSTNK; from the coding sequence ATGTTAAAAAGACAATTTGTATCAAAAACTAAAAAGCAATTTGATTGAGATAAATTTTATGCAAATGTTAAGTATAAAGAATTTAAAGATGGTACTAAATTAAAAATAGCAGCTGAAATTAATGATATTTATTTGTCATTTTTAAATCCAGCGGTTCCCGGTGAAAAAAATAAAGTTTTAAGAGGACCGTCAATTGAAATATATGAAGGTAAAGTTCATGCTGTAATTGGTGAATCAGGTTCTGGAAAATCAGTTATTACATCATTATTATATGGATTAACTGGTGATAATGCTGTGATTGATTCAGGAGAGATTAAACTTTACAATAATAATGTAGAAAGTTTTAGTTTTAATGATTGAGAAAAATCTCGCTATAGAGGAAGAATTGTTTCAGCTATTTTCCAAAACCCAATGTCAACACTTAATCCAACAATGAAAGTTGGGACTCAAATTATGGAAGGTATGCTTTTAAACAAAGTGGTTAAAAATAAAAAAGAAGCATATCAAAGAGCTGTTGAATTTTTAAAATTAACTAAAATAAATGACCCTGAAGCTGTGATGAAACTTTATCCACATGAAATGTCTGGTGGTATGGTGCAAAGAGTTGTAATTGCTGCGATTGTTGCTTTAGAACCAAAAATTTTAGTAATGGACGAACCCACAACTGCACTTGATCCAACTGTCCAAGCATTAGTTCTGGATATTGTTAAAGAATTACAAGAAAAACTAAAATTGTCAATTGTATTTATAACACACGATTTAGGAGTCGTTGCTTCTATTGCGGATTATATATCAATTATGTATGCTGGTCAAATTATTGAAGAAGGTACTTCTGAAGAAATTTTAAGATATCCACAACACCCATATACATGAGGTTTAATATCAAGTATGCCTGATGTTAATAAAGGGAAAAGATTATCCACTATTCGCGGGAGCGTCCCATCTAATCTTAATAATATTGTGGGTGATGCTTTTGCGATTAGAAATGATTATGCTTTGGGTATAGATTTAGAAAAAGAACCAAATTTTTATTGAATATCAGAAACACATCGTGTTAAATCTGCATTATTGGATGAAAAGAGTCAAAAATACTATCCGCCAAAATTAATACAAGAATTATGAAAGGAATATTTAGATGAACATGGATCAACAAATAAATAA
- a CDS encoding ABC transporter ATP-binding protein: MNMDQQINKETVTYVEKKFPFRKIKHVRYQTKGVEQMLQTPKDKNILASLRNVDITYGSGLKAFRAVTDINLNIYEGEVLGLVGESGSGKSTLGRSLVSLVPYSFGEIKLLNRVLPKKLFRGFKFGKRLKEYKEIDNFLVNKLQMIFQDPANSLNPHANVETIVSEGLKNTKKAKEIWIYNNDQATLKEVYKKIDPEKYQNEFYGTYLKTLNKEVYENEFVAYESIYVKLINKIKEYNLIEALEILNTKHLERLEMNKLTEKEARKLLVRDILISVGLDESVLRRYPLEFSGGQQQRIGISRAVVLRPQLLIADEPISALDVSIQAQVVNIFNELKEKYNLTILFIAHDLRMVEYISDRIAVMNKGRILEVGKTEEIMKHSLHPYTKSLLDAVPSIKSKKGRLIGYVYDPKMHNYTHENQPEWIKINDDHFVLGTKQEVESWKQGKY, translated from the coding sequence ATGAACATGGATCAACAAATAAATAAAGAAACTGTTACCTATGTAGAAAAGAAGTTTCCTTTCAGAAAAATTAAACATGTAAGATACCAAACAAAAGGTGTTGAACAAATGTTACAAACTCCAAAGGATAAAAATATATTAGCTTCATTAAGGAATGTTGATATTACATATGGTTCAGGTTTAAAAGCTTTTAGAGCCGTTACAGATATTAATTTAAATATCTATGAGGGAGAAGTTTTGGGACTTGTAGGTGAATCAGGTTCAGGAAAAAGTACTTTAGGAAGATCATTAGTTAGTTTAGTACCTTATAGTTTTGGTGAAATTAAACTTCTTAATAGAGTACTACCAAAAAAGCTTTTTCGAGGTTTTAAGTTTGGCAAAAGGTTAAAAGAATATAAAGAAATAGATAATTTTTTAGTGAATAAATTGCAGATGATCTTTCAAGATCCGGCTAATTCATTGAATCCACATGCTAATGTTGAAACAATTGTTTCAGAGGGATTAAAAAATACTAAAAAAGCCAAAGAAATTTGAATTTATAATAATGATCAAGCAACATTAAAAGAAGTTTATAAAAAGATTGATCCTGAAAAATATCAAAATGAATTTTACGGAACATATTTAAAAACCTTAAATAAAGAAGTTTATGAAAACGAATTTGTAGCATATGAATCTATATATGTAAAACTTATTAATAAAATAAAAGAATATAATTTAATAGAAGCACTAGAAATTTTAAATACAAAACATCTTGAACGATTAGAAATGAATAAATTAACTGAAAAAGAAGCTAGAAAATTACTTGTTAGAGATATCTTGATTTCTGTTGGATTAGATGAATCTGTACTAAGAAGATATCCATTAGAATTTTCTGGTGGTCAACAACAACGTATTGGTATATCTCGTGCTGTAGTTTTACGACCACAATTATTGATTGCTGATGAGCCAATTTCCGCATTAGATGTTTCTATTCAAGCTCAAGTTGTTAATATTTTTAATGAATTAAAAGAAAAATATAATTTAACTATTTTATTTATTGCTCATGACTTACGTATGGTTGAGTATATATCAGATCGTATAGCGGTTATGAATAAAGGTCGAATATTAGAGGTTGGTAAAACTGAAGAAATAATGAAACATTCATTACACCCATATACCAAGAGTCTTTTAGATGCTGTACCATCAATAAAGAGCAAAAAAGGTCGTTTAATTGGATATGTATATGATCCAAAAATGCATAATTATACTCATGAAAATCAACCAGAGTGAATTAAAATAAATGATGATCACTTTGTTTTAGGAACCAAACAAGAAGTTGAAAGCTGAAAGCAAGGAAAGTATTAA
- a CDS encoding heat-inducible transcriptional repressor HrcA — MEQRLNKKLEPILKYTVMSYIEDAQPISSSNLITKYQNYLHCSSAKIRYIMNELEKLGYLQKSHNSSGRTPTVKGLNYYAKYLSHTWEDKMRKKIDEILKQKHIDINNTVEEAANVISEITGLTLVTNEITKDALLKSIDIVPIQVQQATVVLVISTGEVFSKIVNFSSAIPVTDLKVAVRIFKERLIDSPLKELSQRVVLLKDILAKSVNNYQSIIDSIVNQVFDTYLNQENVNKKIYGKNNIILSNQIQREDLNTLIQLVEKHSVWEKIQEQADQEENIKISVDNTGTYMSKRIESNSKITEISVVGAMNSDFDKMKTAINALDEILKEINNKKGE, encoded by the coding sequence ATGGAACAAAGACTGAATAAGAAGTTAGAACCTATTTTAAAATACACAGTGATGTCTTATATTGAAGATGCTCAACCTATAAGTAGTTCGAATTTAATAACTAAGTATCAAAATTATTTACACTGTTCTAGTGCTAAAATAAGGTACATAATGAACGAACTTGAAAAACTTGGGTATTTACAAAAATCGCATAATTCTAGCGGTAGAACACCAACAGTCAAGGGATTGAATTATTATGCAAAATATCTATCACATACTTGAGAAGATAAAATGCGAAAAAAAATTGATGAAATCTTAAAACAAAAACATATTGATATTAATAATACTGTTGAAGAGGCTGCTAATGTGATTTCAGAAATAACTGGATTAACTCTTGTAACGAATGAAATTACAAAAGATGCTTTATTAAAAAGTATTGATATTGTTCCAATTCAAGTCCAGCAAGCAACTGTAGTGTTAGTTATTTCCACAGGTGAAGTATTTTCAAAAATTGTTAATTTTTCATCTGCTATTCCTGTCACCGACTTGAAAGTAGCAGTCAGAATATTTAAAGAAAGATTAATCGATTCACCTCTAAAAGAATTATCACAAAGAGTTGTATTATTAAAAGATATTTTAGCTAAATCTGTAAACAATTATCAATCAATTATTGATTCAATTGTAAATCAAGTATTTGATACTTATTTAAACCAAGAAAATGTGAATAAAAAAATTTATGGAAAAAATAATATTATATTAAGCAATCAAATTCAGCGAGAAGACCTTAATACCTTAATACAACTTGTTGAAAAACATTCTGTTTGAGAAAAAATACAAGAACAAGCAGATCAAGAAGAAAATATTAAAATTTCAGTAGACAATACAGGAACATATATGTCAAAAAGAATTGAAAGCAACTCAAAAATTACTGAAATTTCAGTTGTCGGGGCAATGAATTCGGACTTTGATAAGATGAAGACAGCTATTAATGCTCTTGATGAAATTTTAAAAGAAATTAATAATAAAAAAGGAGAATAG
- the grpE gene encoding nucleotide exchange factor GrpE: MNQIKIKNNDKLKAKFKLFVNGVELENYTKEQEVVIGKNQYLPNFDDFLIGRKLKSKLEIKVFFPKNYSIAEIAGKKSIIELSDVELISNNNYEEIEKLKNQVSLLETKLATKELEIYNINNTFKNKASEFSKKTQEKIEQVTSEYNEKLIVEKNEIKKYALQSFLESFAIPFNNFISAISAGQNSPTQEVQNYCLGFNIVSKQFENLLEENGVQLIRPELNTEFNPEFQEAIDFKEDSESHNKILKVVRLGFSLNGRVVVPASVILSKKISN, encoded by the coding sequence ATGAATCAAATAAAAATTAAGAATAATGATAAGTTAAAAGCAAAATTTAAACTTTTTGTTAATGGTGTAGAGCTAGAAAACTATACAAAAGAACAAGAAGTTGTTATTGGAAAAAATCAATATCTACCTAATTTTGATGATTTTTTAATTGGAAGAAAATTAAAATCAAAATTAGAAATTAAGGTATTTTTTCCTAAAAATTATTCTATTGCAGAAATTGCAGGTAAGAAATCAATTATAGAATTAAGTGATGTTGAATTAATTTCTAATAATAATTATGAAGAGATTGAAAAATTAAAAAATCAAGTTTCATTATTAGAAACTAAATTAGCTACAAAAGAATTAGAAATTTATAATATTAATAATACATTTAAAAATAAAGCAAGTGAATTCTCTAAAAAGACCCAAGAAAAGATTGAACAAGTAACTTCTGAATATAATGAAAAGTTAATTGTTGAAAAAAACGAAATTAAAAAATATGCATTACAATCCTTTTTGGAAAGTTTCGCTATTCCCTTTAATAATTTTATAAGTGCAATTTCTGCTGGACAAAATTCACCAACCCAAGAAGTACAAAATTATTGTTTGGGTTTTAACATTGTATCAAAACAATTTGAAAATCTTCTTGAAGAAAATGGAGTTCAATTAATAAGACCTGAATTAAATACTGAATTTAATCCAGAATTCCAAGAAGCAATAGATTTCAAAGAAGATTCTGAATCACATAATAAAATCTTAAAAGTTGTTAGATTAGGATTTTCACTTAATGGACGTGTAGTTGTACCAGCAAGTGTAATCTTATCTAAAAAAATTAGCAATTAA
- the dnaK gene encoding molecular chaperone DnaK, with protein sequence MAKEIILGIDLGTTNSVVSIIEGKNTIVLENPNGKRTTPSVVGFKNGEVIVGDVAKRQIETNPNTVSSIKRLMGTDKTVHVNNKDYKPEEISAMILSYMKDYAETKLGKKVTKAVITVPAYFDNAQREATKIAGKIAGLEVMRIINEPTSAALAFGLEKTNKSMKVLVYDLGGGTFDVSVLELEDGTFEVLSTSGDNHLGGDDWDHEIVKWISEKIKKEHKYDVSSDKMARARLKEAAEKAKIDLSSQSVAIINLPFLAVTENGPLNVELELKRSEFESMTSHLLDRTRKPIEDALKEAGITAKDLHEVLLVGGSTRMPAVQDMVKRTLGKEPNRSINPDEVVSIGAAIQGAVLAGDIDDILLLDVTPLTLGIETMGGIATPLIARNTTIPVTKSQIFSTASDNQTEVTIRVVQGERQMASDNKSLGQFNLGGIEPAPRGVPQIEVSFTIDVNGITTVTAKDLKTNKDATITISNSTKLSEEEIQKMIKEAETNKEADTKRKEEAETLVRAESLIDQIKKANAEQGDKLDAKTKEESEKLIKELQELIDKKDYATLKTKLDEVENMMRNFANFAAQQNAKQSSDSNDSSKNSDEETATVVEE encoded by the coding sequence ATGGCAAAAGAAATTATTTTAGGTATTGACTTAGGTACAACAAACTCTGTTGTTTCTATAATTGAAGGAAAAAATACTATTGTATTAGAAAATCCGAATGGAAAAAGAACTACACCATCAGTTGTTGGTTTTAAAAATGGCGAAGTAATTGTTGGAGATGTTGCAAAACGTCAAATTGAAACAAATCCAAATACAGTAAGTTCAATTAAAAGATTAATGGGTACTGATAAAACAGTTCATGTTAATAATAAAGATTATAAACCAGAAGAAATTTCAGCAATGATTTTATCATATATGAAAGATTATGCTGAAACTAAGTTGGGTAAAAAAGTTACAAAAGCTGTTATTACAGTTCCTGCGTATTTCGATAATGCACAACGTGAAGCTACAAAAATTGCTGGTAAAATAGCTGGGTTAGAAGTCATGAGAATTATTAATGAGCCAACTTCTGCTGCTCTTGCTTTTGGTCTTGAAAAGACTAATAAATCAATGAAAGTTCTTGTTTATGATCTTGGTGGTGGAACATTTGACGTTTCAGTATTAGAACTAGAAGATGGTACATTCGAAGTGCTTTCAACTAGTGGTGATAATCATTTAGGTGGTGATGATTGAGATCATGAAATTGTGAAATGAATTTCTGAAAAAATTAAAAAAGAACATAAATATGATGTTTCAAGTGATAAAATGGCAAGAGCTAGATTAAAAGAAGCGGCAGAAAAAGCAAAAATTGATTTATCATCTCAATCTGTTGCTATTATTAACTTACCATTTTTAGCTGTTACAGAAAATGGTCCATTAAATGTTGAATTAGAATTAAAACGTAGTGAGTTTGAATCAATGACTTCTCATTTATTAGATAGAACACGTAAGCCAATTGAAGATGCATTAAAAGAAGCAGGCATTACTGCAAAAGACTTGCATGAAGTATTATTAGTTGGTGGATCAACAAGAATGCCAGCTGTTCAAGATATGGTAAAAAGAACTTTAGGTAAAGAACCAAACCGTTCAATTAACCCAGATGAAGTTGTATCAATTGGTGCTGCAATTCAAGGTGCTGTTTTAGCTGGTGATATCGATGATATTTTATTATTAGATGTTACTCCTTTAACACTTGGGATTGAAACAATGGGTGGTATAGCAACTCCATTAATTGCAAGAAACACAACAATTCCAGTAACAAAGAGTCAAATATTTTCAACTGCATCAGATAATCAAACTGAAGTAACTATTAGAGTTGTTCAAGGTGAAAGACAAATGGCTTCTGATAATAAATCATTAGGTCAATTTAATTTGGGGGGTATTGAACCTGCTCCAAGAGGTGTTCCACAAATTGAAGTAAGTTTTACAATAGATGTTAATGGTATTACCACTGTTACAGCAAAAGATTTAAAAACTAATAAAGATGCAACTATTACAATTTCAAATTCAACTAAATTATCAGAAGAAGAAATTCAAAAAATGATTAAAGAAGCAGAAACTAATAAAGAAGCAGACACAAAACGTAAAGAAGAAGCTGAAACATTAGTTAGAGCTGAATCATTAATTGATCAAATTAAAAAAGCAAACGCAGAACAAGGTGATAAATTAGACGCAAAAACTAAAGAAGAATCAGAAAAATTAATTAAAGAACTTCAAGAATTAATTGATAAAAAGGATTATGCAACTTTAAAAACTAAATTAGATGAAGTTGAAAATATGATGCGTAATTTTGCAAACTTTGCTGCTCAACAAAATGCAAAACAATCGTCTGATTCTAATGATTCATCAAAAAATTCCGATGAAGAAACAGCTACTGTTGTAGAAGAATAA
- a CDS encoding dUTP diphosphatase: MNLTELFDMQKKLDKEIEKKCNTLNPKFTKKEMTLNRTIALMVEAGEFINEVQTFKYWKHNKLINKSNILEEFADLLHFYLTLAYENNVYPEFKPFINEYNDINVQFKELFISISNLMNNTTADNIRKSIEIALGSFVMLGYNYSELYQAYFFKNQKNYKRLYSDY, from the coding sequence ATGAATTTAACTGAATTATTTGATATGCAAAAGAAATTGGATAAAGAAATAGAAAAGAAATGCAATACTCTTAATCCAAAATTTACTAAAAAAGAAATGACATTAAATAGAACTATAGCTTTAATGGTTGAAGCTGGTGAATTTATCAACGAGGTTCAAACGTTTAAATATTGAAAACATAATAAACTAATTAATAAATCAAATATTTTAGAAGAATTTGCTGATTTACTGCATTTTTACTTGACATTAGCATATGAAAATAATGTATATCCGGAATTTAAACCATTTATAAATGAATATAATGATATTAATGTACAATTTAAAGAATTATTTATTTCAATTTCCAATTTAATGAATAATACAACAGCAGATAATATAAGAAAATCTATTGAAATTGCTCTTGGTAGTTTTGTGATGTTGGGGTATAATTATAGTGAGTTATATCAAGCATATTTTTTTAAAAATCAAAAAAATTATAAAAGATTATATTCTGATTATTAA
- a CDS encoding M42 family metallopeptidase gives MDQKYKQLFQRLDYYMKLQAPSRKEQPVADALKEGIKKHIFQITYDKTGSIIFSKKSKKTNVPKVVIAAHMDEVGYMIKSIKENGNILVSSIGGIWASSIIGTKAIVESSKTKQRFNGVFGHTSVHIMTKEKYNSAMTNDELYVDLGFKSDKEVYESNLNIGDSVYITGETIVLENNLVGGKAMDNRAGITALEFIANQIADVDLGCDVYLVGTTQEEVGSRGAKSMINLIKPDIAFALDTCASHDTFMAIEGIPVLGRGAAILVKDGGIIPDPKLINFISEIAKSNGIDTYKYIAAGGFTDSSELQFPDGGCSALTISIPQRYLHSPIGVASLFDIQSSIDLLVLFLKSLSKEVYDELFLFK, from the coding sequence ATGGATCAAAAATATAAACAATTATTTCAAAGATTAGATTACTATATGAAATTACAAGCGCCATCTAGAAAAGAACAACCAGTAGCAGACGCACTTAAAGAAGGTATAAAAAAGCATATTTTTCAAATAACATATGATAAAACTGGTTCTATTATTTTTTCTAAAAAATCTAAAAAAACAAATGTTCCAAAAGTAGTTATTGCTGCCCATATGGATGAAGTTGGATATATGATAAAGAGCATTAAAGAAAACGGGAATATTTTAGTTTCATCAATTGGCGGGATATGAGCATCAAGCATTATTGGTACAAAGGCTATTGTAGAATCAAGTAAGACAAAACAAAGATTTAATGGGGTTTTTGGACATACCAGCGTTCATATTATGACAAAAGAAAAGTATAATTCAGCAATGACAAATGATGAGTTATATGTAGATTTAGGATTTAAAAGTGATAAAGAAGTTTATGAAAGTAATCTCAATATAGGTGATAGTGTTTATATAACTGGTGAAACAATTGTCTTAGAAAATAATTTAGTTGGTGGTAAAGCAATGGATAATCGCGCAGGGATCACGGCGCTTGAATTTATTGCTAATCAAATTGCAGACGTTGATTTAGGTTGTGATGTTTATTTAGTAGGAACAACACAAGAAGAAGTGGGTTCAAGAGGTGCAAAATCAATGATTAATTTAATAAAACCTGATATTGCTTTTGCTCTTGACACATGTGCTTCTCATGATACATTTATGGCTATTGAAGGAATACCAGTTCTTGGTAGAGGAGCAGCAATATTAGTAAAGGATGGTGGAATAATTCCTGATCCTAAGTTAATTAATTTTATTTCAGAAATAGCTAAGTCAAATGGAATCGACACTTATAAATATATAGCAGCAGGCGGATTCACTGATAGTTCTGAGTTGCAATTTCCAGATGGAGGATGTTCGGCATTAACTATTTCTATTCCGCAAAGATATTTACATAGTCCTATTGGTGTAGCTTCTTTATTTGATATTCAAAGTTCAATTGATTTATTAGTATTATTTTTAAAATCCCTTTCAAAAGAAGTTTATGATGAATTATTTTTATTTAAATAA